cgtaggcatagccgaacctcgttaaatactGTGTCTcgtctactttacgtgcagctcaaaattcgcacatatctcaggttattttaCAACAAAGAACAATTATACATTCTAATTCATGGACACATTTGTTAAGTTATTATTCCCATTGAGTAAATACATTTGACTCCGAGTGGTGTAAATGTCATTTGAAGGGTCAATTTGGTTGGTTCCTTGCTCCCAATTTTGGTGTTACCATAGAAAATACTTCTCAATGAACCATAACAGTGCAACACATATGGtatttttttgtgttcatACTGAATACGTGAATGTAGTGTAGAAGAACGCTTGATTGATTACTCCCTTATATATTTTCGCTCTTTTATCGGGTTAAGTATTAGTGTTAATGAGTTGAATTTAGAGGGTCAATTCATAATTTACATGAATAATTCTCTTTAGTCAGTTTTCCAATGTCAAAGCTGAACATAACTAGTAGCAAACATGTTTTTGTAACTAAAACACTCAAAAAGTCTCTTCCCAATCAAATTGTCCAGGTTTTTTTACCACTATAAATGCCAATTTAGCATTGTAGCACCAGTTTGGGAATACATTTTGCTGCTCATGTCCACATCACAATGAAAATTAAGATCTATTGCCCATGAGCATCTTAAAGGGTAAAACTGAACTAGTCTTCCTATCAGGTAATTACAATTTTACAAAAGCAACCTTTATATAGTTTGAATCTTTACAAATCCAGTCCATCAGGACCAGTAACGGGACCAAGCAAATCACCCTGCAAAGTGGCAAGCATCATAAACTCCTTTGTTATATCTTCCCTCCTCATCCATCTGACTCCAAACACCTCGAAGCGAACCACAACATCCTTCTCTATCCTCGCAAGGTCATCATGCAAGAAGACGGGTTTTTCCCCAACAACATAGCGGTAATTTGGCATTTTTCGagcagaaagaaaaacatatttaaCAGGTCCACATCTCAAGAAAACCCCAAGTCTGTGTACGTGATCAACGACTCCTTCCAAGATCTCTCCCTTGCAAGGCAGGAACATCCGACAATTGAAAACTACTGGGAAGAACACATCTCCTGAGTTGTGTACAACTTCTCCTTTGCCGATCCTCTTTATGCCAGTGACTGCAAGAAAGTATCCAAGATCCTCGTCTGCCTTCTCGCTTAACAAACCCTCCAAAAGCCGTGTTACGATGAACCTCGAAGAAACAAGTTTGTCCCTGTCTAGATT
The window above is part of the Prunus dulcis chromosome 1, ALMONDv2, whole genome shotgun sequence genome. Proteins encoded here:
- the LOC117623813 gene encoding DNA-directed RNA polymerase V subunit 7-like isoform X1, which gives rise to MHLLRMDLEVFYKSQMREFFEVDLNMFYEVELLREVAVLAENLDRDKLVSSRFIVTRLLEGLLSEKADEDLGYFLAVTGIKRIGKGEVVHNSGDVFFPVVFNCRMFLPCKGEILEGVVDHVHRLGVFLRCGPVKYVFLSARKMPNYRYVVGEKPVFLHDDLARIEKDVVVRFEVFGVRWMRREDITKEFMMLATLQGDLLGPVTGPDGLDL
- the LOC117623813 gene encoding DNA-directed RNA polymerase V subunit 7-like isoform X2; protein product: MFYEVELLREVAVLAENLDRDKLVSSRFIVTRLLEGLLSEKADEDLGYFLAVTGIKRIGKGEVVHNSGDVFFPVVFNCRMFLPCKGEILEGVVDHVHRLGVFLRCGPVKYVFLSARKMPNYRYVVGEKPVFLHDDLARIEKDVVVRFEVFGVRWMRREDITKEFMMLATLQGDLLGPVTGPDGLDL